Proteins encoded by one window of Candidatus Methylomirabilota bacterium:
- a CDS encoding AbrB/MazE/SpoVT family DNA-binding domain-containing protein, whose protein sequence is MPTSTITSKGQVTIPKRIRDFLKVKAGDQLDFVIADDGRVLVRPGTVGVDELKGLLHRAGRRPVTLAQMEAAIVRSHGKRS, encoded by the coding sequence ATGCCGACCAGTACCATCACCAGCAAGGGCCAGGTGACCATTCCCAAACGGATCCGGGACTTTCTCAAGGTGAAGGCCGGCGACCAGCTCGACTTCGTGATCGCCGATGATGGTCGGGTCCTGGTGCGGCCCGGCACCGTCGGCGTCGACGAACTGAAGGGCCTCCTGCACCGAGCCGGCCGGAGGCCGGTCACCCTGGCGCAAATGGAGGCGGCGATCGTCCGGAGCCACGGCAAGCGGTCGTGA
- a CDS encoding type II toxin-antitoxin system VapC family toxin, whose product MIGLDTNILARYLTQDDPAQSRRANAVIAEATRRGDRCAVNTIVLCELVWVLRDAYGVDRDTVVTTLEKILDTAQFVIEDRDLARRALADYRHGPGDFSDYLIGWRNRQAGCSETATFDRALRRSGLFRLV is encoded by the coding sequence GTGATCGGGCTGGACACCAACATCTTGGCCCGGTATCTGACCCAGGACGACCCGGCCCAGTCCCGTCGCGCCAACGCCGTCATCGCCGAGGCGACTCGACGGGGTGATCGGTGCGCGGTCAATACCATCGTGCTGTGTGAGCTGGTCTGGGTTCTTCGCGACGCATACGGTGTCGATCGAGACACGGTGGTCACGACCCTGGAGAAGATCCTCGACACGGCGCAGTTCGTGATCGAGGACAGGGACCTGGCGCGGCGTGCGCTTGCCGACTACCGCCACGGCCCCGGAGACTTCTCCGACTACCTCATTGGGTGGCGTAACCGCCAGGCCGGCTGCTCGGAGACCGCCACCTTCGATCGGGCGCTCAGGCGAAGCGGGTTATTCCGCCTCGTGTGA
- a CDS encoding tetratricopeptide repeat protein — MLQPPSIHSRIRLVGSLVELGRFAEAREVAECALEIARTLDHPRARSFAAATLGYLELKMGKPDVAIALLRPALEAIHDLDAALWFPHIAASLGYAYALTGRTGPTVQARAPGEGAHLGSARRVLPAGTSRHDRLFRRNGCASPREGPAQRLHQGRPVELEAARQMMQVEEVLDPAVAVAEHDDSSAGEGYRAPRGRPA; from the coding sequence ATGCTCCAGCCGCCCTCGATCCACTCCCGCATCCGGTTGGTGGGATCGCTGGTCGAGCTCGGCCGATTCGCCGAGGCGCGCGAGGTGGCCGAGTGCGCGCTGGAAATAGCGCGGACACTTGATCACCCGCGCGCCCGCAGCTTCGCTGCCGCCACGCTCGGCTACCTGGAGCTCAAGATGGGAAAGCCCGACGTCGCGATCGCGCTGCTGCGGCCCGCGCTTGAGGCCATCCACGATCTCGACGCCGCGCTGTGGTTCCCCCACATCGCCGCGAGCCTCGGCTACGCCTATGCGCTGACGGGGCGAACCGGTCCCACCGTCCAGGCCCGCGCGCCGGGCGAAGGCGCGCATCTGGGGAGCGCGCGACGCGTTCTCCCAGCAGGCACGAGTCGGCACGATCGGCTCTTCCGCCGGAACGGGTGTGCGTCGCCGCGCGAAGGTCCGGCGCAGCGCCTCCACCAGGGTCGCCCGGTAGAACTCGAAGCGGCTCGCCAGATGATGCAGGTCGAAGAAGTCCTTGATCCGGCTGTTGCGGTCGCCGAGCACGACGATAGCTCCGCCGGCGAGGGATACCGTGCGCCTCGAGGTCGGCCGGCCTGA